In Deltaproteobacteria bacterium, the sequence GCGGGGAGGGAGGTTTGACCGTAATCTCTATCTTCAGGCCTTGAGGCGCAGCGGCTTGGAGCCTGGAGACTTCGAGGGGATGATCCTCAGGGAGTTGATGATCAGTCGTATGGAGGAGTTTGTCGGGGATACGACCGTGGTCCTGCCTCCGCAGGAGGTGAAAGAACTTTATTTTCTTGAGAATGAAAAGGTCAACCTGGACTTTATCAAAGTCTCTCCCCAGACATTTAAACGGAGGGTCAAGGTCACCCAAGGTGAACTGGAGGGATACTATGCCGAACACAGGGAAGAGTTCCGCTCTGCTGCCCAGGTGAAGGTCCTCTATTTGAAGTTCTCCCCCAGCGCACACCTAATGGAGGCCGAGGTCTCGCCCCAAGAGATTCAAGAGTATTATGAGCTGAACATAGAGCAGTACCGGAGGCCCAAGAGGGTGCGGGTCAGGCATATCCTCATCAAGGTAGGTCCTGAGGCCGGGCCCGATGAGGTGGCCAAGGCCAGGAAGAGGGCCGAGAAGGTCCTCTCAGAGGCCCGCCGGGGCGTAGATTTTGCCCTCCTGGCACGCAAGTACTCTGGTGATCCCTCTGCCTCAGAAGGAGGAGACCTGGGGTATTTCTCCCAGGGTGAGATGGACCCCATCGTGGAAAAGGCGGTTTTTCACCTCGGCAAGGGTGAGATAAGCTCCCTAGTGAGATCACGCCATGGCTTCCATATCGTCAAGGTGGAAGATGTACAAGAGGGAAAGGTGAGGGCCTTAGAAGAGGTAAAGGGGGAGATTATTCCCCACTTGAGGCAAGAAAAGGCCAAAGATTTGGCCGCCATCCATGCTGAGGACGCCGCCTACAAAACAAAAAAGAAAGGTGGATTGAAGTCCTATGCCGAAGGGGAGGGACTTCAGGTAAGGGAAGCAGGACCCTTCAAACCAGGGGAGCCCCTCAAGGGGTTGGGAATCAGGAAGAGGTTTTCTTCCATCGCCTTCACCTTGGGCAAGGGTGAGATCTCCTCCGCCTTCCAGGATGGAGAGGACTACTTTGTCTTGCAAGTGGTCGATACCATACCTCCACAGATTCCTCCCCTGGAGGAGGTAAAAGAACGGGTGAAGGAAGACTTGGTCTCCTCGCTCGCCAAGGAGATGGCCCAAAACACTGCCCAACGACTTCTCACAGCCTGGAGAAAGGGGGAGGGATTTAAAAAATTGTTAAGGGCAAATGGCCTAATGGTGGAGCAGACTGGATATTTCAAGAGGAGCTCCTCCTCGGCCCCTCACATTGGGCCCCTGGGCAGAGATGCCGGGAAACTCGCCACCTTGACCCCAGAGGACCCCTGGTCTGAGGAAGTGGCCGAGGTAGCCGATGCCTATTTTGTGATCAAGCTTCGAGGGGTAAAG encodes:
- a CDS encoding SurA N-terminal domain-containing protein; amino-acid sequence: MLKFMRAHATSWIIKILLGLIIVVFIFWGVGRIESKKKTVVATVGDHFITIGEFDRAYNNLLEYYRKIFGEQFSPELLKKMNIKQQVLDQLINATLFLQGAQRVGLQVSKEELREAILQYPAFQRGGRFDRNLYLQALRRSGLEPGDFEGMILRELMISRMEEFVGDTTVVLPPQEVKELYFLENEKVNLDFIKVSPQTFKRRVKVTQGELEGYYAEHREEFRSAAQVKVLYLKFSPSAHLMEAEVSPQEIQEYYELNIEQYRRPKRVRVRHILIKVGPEAGPDEVAKARKRAEKVLSEARRGVDFALLARKYSGDPSASEGGDLGYFSQGEMDPIVEKAVFHLGKGEISSLVRSRHGFHIVKVEDVQEGKVRALEEVKGEIIPHLRQEKAKDLAAIHAEDAAYKTKKKGGLKSYAEGEGLQVREAGPFKPGEPLKGLGIRKRFSSIAFTLGKGEISSAFQDGEDYFVLQVVDTIPPQIPPLEEVKERVKEDLVSSLAKEMAQNTAQRLLTAWRKGEGFKKLLRANGLMVEQTGYFKRSSSSAPHIGPLGRDAGKLATLTPEDPWSEEVAEVADAYFVIKLRGVKEVSETKYEKEKDANQKRFYSLKKGELLQRWLMVMRKEAKIEINQELLGLYK